A window of Rhipicephalus microplus isolate Deutch F79 chromosome X, USDA_Rmic, whole genome shotgun sequence genomic DNA:
TTTTAGCAACAATCTGCGCACAGCACGTGGCAGTTTGAGAATCCTCACAATTGGTTGAGATCCTACTATTAAGAGTGCGTGCTCGCGCTTGGATCAGAGCTTGTGTGCCATCACTTCCCTTTGTCTTTTTATGTGTGCGAGAGTGAGTATTGAGTTGTTTCCAACAAAGTTGTCCGAACGTGGCTCTTCATCACGTGTTACCTTTGTAAATTTTCCTTGTTATCTTGGAACGCCCGAAAAATTGAAGCCCCAGTAGATATCATTATTGAAGTAGAATATTAGAGCATTCACTACCGAGTTATATATTGCAAAAGTTGCGTTTAAAAAAAGCTTTTAATTTTGCTCTCTTTATATCAGTTAAGGTATGAGGCCAAAAGGCAGAATTCAAGGAAAAGCCGTTATAACTATACATAATCAGTCTGCAATAAAATCATATCATTTTAGGCATATGTGAGCTATAAAAAGTAagaattttaatttttttatcatAAAAAAACTTTAATAAAAGCAGGCCTTACAAGAAAACTCCCGCTTTAACTTTGACCAAGTTAATATTTTTCGTAAGGACATAAAAAGAGCTTGGGTCATTGCAACAAAACCAGTGACATTTCATAAATATTAAAATGTTTGTAAATAAATGACCAGAAAGTCTGCACTTACACTAAGGACACCTTCGTATAACGAGCAGCCCTAATATTTTGGCACGATTTTGCTTATTTAGGCTTATTACATGCCTACTGGTGTGATAAGAAAGTGTGCCAAGATTTAATAAAAAATGCTTACTTGTTAAAGAATGTAGGCGTAGAGAAAAATGccagaaaaaattattttaaagaaTAAGCAAAAACTGATTTTAAACAGGTGATGTGCTTACACAGGATACTCAGGAGGGCAAAAATTGTCAATATTTGTAGCGTGTTCCATCGTGGACCTTACTACTGTGTGCATTTCCTGGAGCGGCACTCCAACTTTTTCTCTTTCTAACTGGTTATACAGCATCGATGCCATGATATTGGGCTTTCGCGCTGCAAGGCTGATCATTTTGGGGCACAATTTTGTAGTGTAGGAGCCAGGCTTGATCTGTAGGAGCCAGCTTGGATGTGCCGATTGTGCTTCTGTTACCATTACCTAAATGTGGCACAGTGTTAGCAAAAGAAAATTAGATGGTTTATAGATTCAAGTACATTTCATTGAGCATGAACCAGACCTGTGCCACTTCGCGCGTTCATCTAGTAAGCTTATTAGGAATAAAACGGATGTTTCGGGAATGCTTTAAAAGTGTTATGACGTATTCGCACTTGATTTGATTGCTGAATATTCAACAAGTCCTACACAGCAGGCTAATTATAAGGTTCACCCAAACCTGGCACTTTAACTTTCGCTTTCGTATGTGATCGGCAGTCTAGCATTTATGCTTGTATCTTTTGAAAGAAACTGCGTAGCTGGCAGCTTATGCTTCGAAAGTGCACAtttaacaaaacaaaacaaaaaatgacaCTTTGAAAATTATGTGCTGTTTCTCTTAGATCTCATACCTTAATATATGTGCGCTTCAAAGCTAAGCTCATTGTTCAGGAATATATACGTAATAGCGTGGAAACAAACATATGGTAGGAAAAAAGAGCAAGCCGTCTTAGCGAGGAAGTAATTGTGTTACTGAACGCTACGGGTTAGTTTGGGGTtatgaatgctttttttttctttttacacttGTTTACTTTCTATATTCGTACACGTGCTCTTCTTTCTGCTGATGTGACCCGTGTGTGCCTTTACTCGCGTATACGTAGCACTGGTTCCACAATACTGCTCCTTTGAATGCTAGCGCttgtccacattttttttttcgtctcttgTGTTCGTTTACACGCTATTACGTTTTTTATTATGAAGTACCAACTTGCCAGATCAGCAAACCTTAACAATTCAAATATTTTCCATTGAAATACGAGAGTTGACGATACAAGTCGATTGCAATGCCGTTACCGACTCATAGATCTTATATCTGGGCACGACTTTCTCTATACGCCTTCTAAATTTGATTGATCAGTGAATACTCTCTGTTGTACTTTCAGGAACAGCTATTGACCACATATACCGTCGTTCATGACAGGGTGCTTACATGGCCTGAAGGAGTCGTGTTCTACAAGTACGAAACAGATATGGAAACTGAGACTGAGATTGCCTTCGGTAAGTTACTGCATCACGATTGTCTTTTCCTGCATTCAGCTTCATTAATAAAGATGCTCACACAGAGTTCAGTTTTAAATTTAAATTCATAGACGCGAGCATAAGTATACTACTGCATTATTAGCTTATGAGTTCTAATAAACTTGACATTGTTCTTTTAACTTCTCTCCCAACGAAAAATGTATTTTCAGTTAGTATTTTGCGTATTTTGGCCCAGGAAAATCTACCCTGTTCAGAACtttggcttttttttatttcacaaatGTTAATAATCATAAAGGACCAGGAAATATTGTGTACATTTCCACGTACGTTTCTTGTTTCAATTTTGCGATATGCGGTTGGAACCCTTAAAAACGCCAGCAATGCTAAGCGCAGAAACCACCTCAATGTTCGGCAAGCTTCGTGAATGTAGTTGATCGTTTTTTTTACTTAGTAGTAATTTTTACTTAGTAGTAGTTTTTACTCAACGCCAAATACCGCGGTTGTCGGGAAGGTCTAATTACACTGTAAATTGTATCCAAGCTTGTAGGAGCGAAGGCCGCATCAACCACGCTTTTCTAAACGGCACCCTAATGCAACGATTGCTACTCTAGACGCCCGCATGCTCGACGCCGCGAAGGCAAGCCCACCGAGCACGGGCAAGCCCCTTCAGTACTGCCAAAGAGATGGGTGAGGCCGCTGGAGTGTTTGCAAGCACGTCGACCATAAACCGACAACCAGAGGGAGGTAAACTCAAGAGACACGTTGCGGCCCAGGAGCCACGCCTCTCCTTGTGAAACAAGACGGCACGTCTTAACTAGAACGCATCTTCcagacgactgaaaaagaatacTTTTTGCTCTCTCGGGTATACGATCACAAGCTAGGACCAAAAGCGACGTGTGTGGCGCCATGTCATTGCCCTCTACCATCCCCTCTACGTGCAAAAAGTAGCATTGAGTGGACGTACGGCTGTTAGTTTTTGGGCGCTACGCTCCGTGATAGCCTTGCCGTTTTGCAATGCGATGAGAGACCACTGAGACCGACAAAGTATTGCGACATCATATATTACGTCATGATACCTTACGCGTTGGAGGGGTCTTTTCCTGACGCGCACTTCCTGTTCCACCGAGACCTTTAACCTGCCCATAATGCAAAGGTTGTTGAAAAGGTCAAAGGTCTTCAGCAGCGAGGGGTGTGGTGCCTCAGGTGGGTCCCCAGAGGGGAGACCTCAACATCATGGAGGCCATATGGGGCAGAATGAAGGTCACGCTGTGCAGAAGATGATAATACTGTTCCTCCCCTGATCAGCTATGGAGTACGGCTGTACAAGAATGAATGCACCTCCTAAATTTACGCAGTTTCATTGACAATCTGTACGCGTCACTACTGCCCGGAATGCAGGATGTGATTTCTTTCTCTTGATGTAGGAGCATCAAAAGAAAGAGCAGCTCTTCTATCCTTTATCACGTCTTCACCACTGTGTCAAAGTAACATGATCAGCACACTTaggcaccaactcacccaagaaCACGTTTTAGGCACTGCCATTATGTTTGGCGAAAGCGGCGGCGCTCACAATTTCGCTCAACGCAAGAACATATAATATTGCGTTTTCTGCTTAGTTTTGCTGTGAACAGATGGCGCGAAATTGTGCTCACTCCCGCTTTTTTGGCCATTGCTGTGTTTGGATTTTGACACATGAAGTCTATGGGGACTGTCAAAACTCACATAATTGAATAACTCTGCCTTAGATGTTCTTTTCTATCACATTCTGTCGGTCAGAAGGCTCCTGCATCGTTGCATTGCACCTCCGGCCACAAGCAAAACACGACAACGCACGCCGAGAACCAAGCAGGCTGAACACACCGCAATCACCACACGCCCGCCGCGAACGAACGGCGCTTGCGGTACCAAAGCAAAAAAGAcaggggtgaaaaaaaaagaaaacgagaagcgTGAGCCCTGGACCGCAACTGAAAGAAAAAGTGGTGGCTACGTCATCTAGGTGATGCCCCGCCCTGCATGGATTAGCTGTGAAAACAGTCTCActcatggcacatacccgcataccagtgccACATAGCCACCCGCGGGTATAAGCCACAGTTGGGCAGAAAGTGTTTCacgacgtatgcgacgggatAGGGACATGATTCATAATAGGATCAGCGAGTCGTATTCGTGAAACCAATTTATGCTGTCATAGAATTTTAGTTTACCgtagttaagggggtgatcacgagagcacccaggtgtaaacggctcgatagatagatagatagatagatagatagatagatagatagatagtagatagatagatagatagatagatagatagatagatagatagatagatagatagatagatagatagatagatagatagatagatagatagatagatggatagatagacagacagacagacagacagacagacagacagacagacagacagacagacagacagacagatagatagatagatagatagatagatagatagatagatagatagatagatagatagatagatagatagatagatagatagatagatagatagatagatagatagatagacaaaagTACATGCAGCACGCAATGCAATGCGTCGCCCTTAAAAAACCTAGTTCGAGAAAATATTTCCCTGCCCGTACTTCCCGCAGCTCTTTTCTTGTACGGCTGATGTGTTATGCAGGGACAAACGATTTTCAAACTTGGCTAATGTGGTTCAGTGCCCCACACTTtctgcagtttctttttttcacgggggtggggggggggggggggttctgatGCCGTAAATATTGTAGCCGCACTTGTTCCATACCTTTCCATTTGGTGCCACTGAGTTCACTGTTATAGCGCGTGCTCCCCGACTGCTGCGTTTATATTTTTGACGCGTTACTTTCTTTTCATTACGACCCATTTTTTCAGCTTTTGGGAACGAAAGATAGTCCACACACAGTTTTTGTTGCAACCGTTTGTACCTAACAAAAAAAAGATACGTCAGTGTAGCAGTAGTTCTTGTAGAATAGCAAGTGCGCAATTAGCTATAAACTTCAGCTCGATCATTCAGTGATTCTCCTAGATGGTCTTTTACACGAAAAACAAAATTGTCAAGTATCAAGTTGTTTGCTCGCCTTCGAAAGTCTTCAAATGTTCGTCAAAATTTGCACTATATTTTTGTCTTCTTAAGCGTGAAACTTACAAGCTCTGCATGCTTTCCTGCCTTCTCAGCATATGCTGAGAGGGAAGGAAACATTTCTGTTACAGCGTGCACATCGCTTGATTGTCTGGTCAATACTGCAGCTGTGGCAAAAAATTCAAACTTACACTTCCGTTGCCTGGCCagggtgttctagtggctaaagtactcggctgttgacccgcgagccgcggaatcgaatcccggctgcggtggctgcatttttgattaaAGCGGGAGAGACAAGGTGCGAATTCGGATGCGATTTGCCGTACGGCTGTTCGGGCCAACAGCCGCATCTGACAGCCGTCAGATAGCCGTCCGACAGAATGCGGCGACGATTCGCACGCCGCGCGTGCATCCAACTTGCTGAATGTAGCCGCACGGCAACCGCGGCGGTCTGTCGGCCACAGCCAATGGCAGCGCTGCATCGTGTGACGTCAGCGTCCCACTTCATCTCGCCAGTACAAGCTGCATGGACGCCATTTCGTCAACTTCATTTCAACTGTGCGCACGTACATTTTTTCGCCATGAGTCAAGCCGCGGTGCAAAGTGATCTACTAATATCGCTAGTTCATGAGCAGCGAGTGCTCTTGGACCAGCGGCTGGCGGCCTACAAGAACATCGATGCACGCACGGCTGCGTGGATTGCCGTCGCGACGAGCCTAGGCCTAGCTGGGACACAGGGTGAGTACCATACCAGCATTTCTAGGTGTGATTGTGCCGCCCAGCACGAGTTGCTACTATATCACTAGTatttcacaaatgaacaatacGCGCATTTACGAACTCTGTCATCCCTCCTCCCCAAAAAAACGTAACGTCTACTACTGGCGCCGTACGCTCTTGTCTGCGAGTTTGTTCGCGACTGCCGCGTGTATATACAACTTTAATATTGCTGTGCTATAGCGGCGGAATGCTGCATAGATATTTTTTCAATTCTCGTGTGTTGCGCAGACCGATGAGAAAAGCGGCCGCAGCGAGGCAATGTCTATAGGGTGGTATTTGCATGTGTATCTGAACGAACGTGTTTTGGAAATACCTGAGCACTAAAATGGAACACACACAAGCATGTTTGCACCCACCCAGTGCGTGTTTTTGCATGACCCTCACAGGAACATTTTTATTTATATCCCCATCAGCGGCGGCGGCTCCGTTACCAGTTGTTTTTGCTAGTTGTCCACTTGTGGCTCACAAAGGAAGACAACTGGGCACGCTAATTCATGTTCAATAATGGTAACGTTGTGTGTGCGTTTGCAGGCCTTCTTGGCGTATTCATTCTCGGTGCATTTTTGCCGTTCTTAATCAACTTGTGGCCAAAAGAGTACAGCATACATGGCTCATTAGACGAATCGAACCTCCTGCACTGTCAGTACAGCTTGTGTGCTGCGTAGGACTGCAGCCGATCGCTTTAGTGAAAACACAATGTTCGATGGGTCGTTCGACGTGGCAGTAATCCAGAACTaatataaagttttttttttctaaatgaatGTAACCATAAACTAATTCCACACACAGTTGGAGCTTACGACTTGATTGTTTTTATGCCAAAATAAAACAACTCACAGCTGATGAATGAAATATTTTATTCCATAATAACTCTAACTAATCACTGAAACTCACATAATACTGCATAAGACTGCAGCTGATCACTTTAGTGAAAACACAAGTGTTCGATGATCGTTCGACGTGGCAGTAATCCAGAACTaataccaagtttttttttttcgaaatgaatGTAACCATAAACTAATTTCACAGACAGTTGAAGCCTACGACTTGATTGTTTTATGCCAAAATAAAACAACTCACAGCAGATGAATGAAATATTTCATTCCATAATAACTGACTAATCACTGAAACTCACAAAAAACACCAcattgcttcattttcttttttaaaatttaaTGCTCAGTGTCATGAAAATATTTATTGTAGATTTGATTCATTTGAAAATAGTGTATCATAATTCGTGCCTAGAGGAAATCTGTTTATAAAGTGGTCGCCCGATAAATTCTCTCTAAAGACCTCGTTCGGTACAAAATCTGAAGTGATTGTTCTTTTTATTTGCTTGCACAAGGCACTTGCCTAACAATTGCCGTATAGAAAGCGTTCTCGCATTCATGCTGCAATAATGTTTTTGTAGTACACAGTTACAAGCACTTAATTTGCACTGGCAACCTTTCATACCTGCAAAGGTGCTTGCAAAATAAAATATACCTTAGAGGTATTCTTGAAGCACAAACTAAACTACAGTTTCTTCGGTGCTTCTTCTAACAGAGAATGCTAGGTTACCAGTTGCTATCCGCTAACTCGCGTACTCTTCTATGTTTGCAGGTGACACAGCAGCCATTTCCAAGCGATGGCGCAATCTAAGAGACACGTTTTGCAAGAAGTTGCGCGaatcaaaaaagaaaagtgaggtGCCTGCTGGGGAGCCAGTCAGCTCGTGGAAGCACTTCACTCAAATGCTGCTCCTGCGGGACATTGTAGAGCCGCGTGTGTAAGAAAATCTTTTCATTTGCCCCACGAGGCTTTCGAAACAGCTGACAAATGCCATAATGCTCATGCTTTAGAGTTGGAAAACAAGGAAATCTTGGTCTACATCACTAACCCATTACTCACACACATTAACTGTGTGACTAGTATGATAGAAATAAAGTAGCTCATAGCAGATTCTCATGCCCTATTATTGGCTAGTATACTCACAGTACGTGTAAAGCAACACATACTTAATTACCACAATTTTCTGCATATTTCTTTGCTTTACTTTTAAAATGGAACAAACGATCATCACAACAAGGGTTTGAAGACATTACAGTGAATTATACAGCAGATACCAAAGTGAAACTAAAAATAAATGCTACAGATCACAGTGAACGTGTGCTGCAAGAGACTCCTCAATACGTCGACTTTGTAATTATCAGCCAATACACACCTCACATCGATAGGCCTTACGTATATGCATACACAAACAAATGTGGACTGGGCCACTCTGAGCTTCTAACATGGCGATATGCACACGATGGCTGACAGATGGCAGCGATTTCACATAATATCTATACAACCATAGCAATAAATGCTGAACTATGAAAATAGGTATAAGTGCATTAACGCATCACAATAACTACATTCAAATTAAAGTTGAAAAAGACTGATTTGTAATGATCAGGAGTTAATACAATTTTATTTTCAAGTGCACAGGTTAGACATCACATTCAGCACAGTAATGTATCATAATGAAAGAGCAGTGAATGTCAAAGGTGTCTTAATTTTTGAACTAGTGGTAGTAGTAAACTAGTGATGCGAAATGAGTATGGTTAATGTTTAGTCACACATTGTGATTGCAGATAGCAGGAATTCACACCAATTGGTAAATTTATAATCTTAGCTGTCACTGCTAACTCATGCACATTGTTGTAGCTACAATAAAGCAGTGTGTGCCAGGGACACTACCCCACAAACCAGTGCGTCATCATCACTGCCTCaagatacagtagactctcagtaaatggaaatctgttaaatggaactaTTGCACCTGCGATACTTGGTTTcgagcttgtattctgcacccatgttcacctctaAGTAAACGAAACCACTGTTTATTGCAACATATTTTCTCGGTTCCTGCAGGTTCCTATTAGTGAGAGTCCACTGTATCTCAAAACCATTACGGTTGACCTGTAAGTTGTAAATT
This region includes:
- the LOC142775101 gene encoding uncharacterized protein LOC142775101 translates to MAALHRVTSASHFISPVQAAWTPFRQLHFNCAHVHFFAMSQAAVQSDLLISLVHEQRVLLDQRLAAYKNIDARTAAWIAVATSLGLAGTQGDTAAISKRWRNLRDTFCKKLRESKKKSEVPAGEPVSSWKHFTQMLLLRDIVEPRVAISNMDTMDHDSVAEILGQEQDSIYGESPTQMLLDMVDDTQTPQASQTRSFHSLPSKDIIISALSQQNTCAFSNVTRNTK